Proteins from a single region of Salvelinus sp. IW2-2015 linkage group LG4p, ASM291031v2, whole genome shotgun sequence:
- the pih1d2 gene encoding LOW QUALITY PROTEIN: PIH1 domain-containing protein 2 (The sequence of the model RefSeq protein was modified relative to this genomic sequence to represent the inferred CDS: substituted 2 bases at 2 genomic stop codons): MSSSLGCTKEVLQQVNQFWSMLDDLSQNDPQSYQMFIEKQMKQGTDYNAPPQPDSCLLTEMLEPKKGLLYINVCGWKRVPTPADENKPVPVCGGRLETDTGEGGDDYSVMDVAFSPAVLQQAQKDKREDQVHLLALSFTQQQHGLRLIQQYNVSSSKLKGSLEDMQRRLGSLKQSSPATNTASQTPASLLQQISLREGQTEDSTPVQLITSVQRTPGPGDQSNKTKNLIQVISSSVTAQPQRPQHQLTVNSDPRDLSRSLELTVELPKVQSITECHLSISQVRDHSASPSLVLCIRPFILSVVLLVXMSVCISLXYDILLEVEDMYHLHLELPETVNEESASATFNKKRTLTLQVSIL, from the exons ATGTCTTCTTCCCTGGGGTGTACAAAGGAAGTTTTGCAGCAGGTCAACCAGTTCTGGTCCATGTTAGACGACCTGTCTCAGAATGACCCTCAAAGCTACCAGATGTTTATCGAGAAACAGATGAAACAGGGAACTGATTATAATGCACCACCTCAGCCTGACTCCTGCCTACTCACCGAAATGCTG GAGCCAAAGAAAGGGTTGCTGTACATCAATGTGTGTGGCTGGAAGCGCGTCCCTACCCCTGCTGATGAGAACAAGCCCGTGCCCGTGTGTGGAGGGAGACTGGAAACAGACACTGGTGAAGGAGGAG ACGATTACAGTGTGATGGATGTGGCGTTCAGCCCCGCGGTGCTGCAGCAGGCTCAGAAGGACAAGAGGGAGGACCAGGTTCACCTGTTAGCTCTGAGCTTCACCCAGCAGCAGCATGGCCTGCGTCTGATCCAGCAGTACAACGTCAGCAGCAGTAAGCTGAAGGGCAGCCTAGAGGACATGCAGCGCCGCCTGGGTTCTCTAAAACAGTCCAGCCCTGCCACCAACACAG CCTCCCAGACCCCAGCTTCCCTGCTTCAGCAGATCTCTCTGCGTGAAGGGCAGACTGAGGACAGTACACCTGTGCAGCTCATCACATCTGTCCAGCGAACTCCTGGGCCAGGGGACCAAAGCAACAAGACCAAGAACCTGATCCAGGTGATCTCTAGCTCAGTGACAGCCCAGCCTCAGCGGCCACAGCACCAGCTCACTGTCAACTCTGACCCCAGGGACCTCTCTCGGAGCCTGGAGCTGACTGTGGAGCTACCAAAGGTTCAGTCCATCACAGAGTGCCATCTCAGCATTTCCCAGGTCAGGGACCACTCTGCTTCCCCTTCCCTTGTGCTATGCATAAGACCCT TTATCCTTTCTGTGGTCTTGTTGGTCTAAAtgtctgtgtgtatttctctATAATATGATATACTACTAGAAGTGGAGGATATGTACCATCTACACCTGGAGCTGCCCGAGACTGTGAATGAGGAGTCGGCCTCTGCCACGTTCAACAAGAAACGGACATTAACTTTGCAAGTGTCTATACTCTAG
- the LOC111958540 gene encoding transmembrane protease serine 5-like: MNLDGDILSVIENPVAVSHPFHPEKTGVGGPQGAQSQSCHAWLRGIHSTNHVSAHRLVRVLVAVCAVGLLGGLAVGVWFLVRLLLRPTSSQSPAGLGDTKDTSFCNVTEDISVADPRKVFYRISPENSLLEIQLEKVPTWLPVCYERWNSSLGTLVCRQLGYLRLTKQKGVNLTDIGPNYTDGFIQITSEHKTSLENIWQLRGSCVTGKVIALKCFECGTRAKLPRIIGGVEATLGRWPWQVSLYYSNQHTCGGTIITSQWVVTAAHCVHNYRLPQVSSWVVYAGIVTRSSAKMAQYTGYAVEKIIYNKKYNPRSHDNDIALMKLLTPLNFSDTIRPICLPQYEHDLPGGTQCWISGWGYTQPDEVLIPATLKEAPVPLISTKKCNSSCMYNGEVTPRMLCAGYTEGKVDACQGDSGGPLVCQIDNVWRLVGVVSWGTGCAEPNHPGVYTKVAEFLGWIYDMIESY, translated from the exons ATG AATCTTGATGGAGATATATTATCTGTGATTGAGAATCCTGTGGCTGTCAGTCATCCTTTTCACCCAGAGAAGACAGGAGTGGGAGGGCCCCAAGGAGCTCAGAGTCAGAGCTGCCATGCCTGGCTGAGAGGAATCCATTCTACAAACCACG TGTCAGCCCATAGACTGGTGAGAGTACTGGTTGCTGTGTGTGCAGTAGGACTTCTGGGAGGCTTAGCAGTTGGAGTGTGGTTCCTAG TCAGGTTGTTGTTGAGGCCTACCTCTTCCCAGAGTCCAGCAGGGCTAGGGGACACCAAGGACACGTCCTTCTGTAATGTGACCGAGGACATCTCTGTGGCTGACCCCAGGAAAG TGTTTTACAGAATCAGCCCAGAGAACTCTCTCCTGGAGATCCAGCTAGAGAAGGTGCCCACCTGGCTGCCTGTGTGCTATGAGAGATGGAACTCTTCCCTGGGGACCCTGGTCTGCCGCCAGCTGGGATATCTAAG ACTGACCAAGCAAAAAGGGGTGAACTTAACGGACATCGGACCTAACTACACCGATGGCTTTATACAGATCACATCTGAACACAAGACCAGCCTGGAAAATATATGGCAGTTAAG ggGGAGTTGCGTCACAGGGAAGGTTAtagctttgaaatgttttg AGTGTGGGACGCGGGCTAAGCTGCCCAGGATAATCGGGGGAGTGGAGGCTACCTTGGGAAGGTGGCCCTGGCAAGTCAGTCTCTACTACAGCAACCAACACACCTGTGGAGGCACCATCATCACCAGCCAATGGGTGGTCACCGCAGCCCACTGTGTGCACAA TTATAGGCTGCCACAGGTGTCCAGTTGGGTGGTCTACGCTGGTATTGTCACACGCAGTTCAGCTAAAATGGCTCAGTACACTGGATATGCAGTGGAAAAGATTATCTACAACAAGAAATACAACCCCAGGAGCCACGACAATGACATTGCTCTGATGAAACTGCTGACCCCACTGAATTTCTCAG atACCATCAGGCCTATCTGTCTGCCACAGTACGAGCATGATCTACCAGGAGGAACACAGTGCTGGATCTCTGGCTGGGGCTACACTCAACCAGATGAGG TTCTCATCCCTGCCACGCTAAAAGAAGCTCCAGTTCCACTGATAAGCACCAAGAAATGCAACAGTTCCTGCATGTACAATGGAGAGGTCACCCCACGCATGCTCTGTGCTGGATACACCGAGGGCAAAGTGGACGCATGTCAG GGGGACAGTGGGGGTCCGCTAGTCTGTCAAATTGACAACGTGTGGAGACTGGTGGGCGTGGTGAGCTGGGGTACAGGCTGCGCTGAGCCCAACCACCCCGGAGTCTACACCAAGGTGGCCGAGTTTCTCGGCTGGATCTACGACATGATTGAG AGctactga